DNA from Corallococcus soli:
TTCTCTCGGCCTCGGAACTCGCGCTTCTCCCATTCGAACTCGCGACATCTCATGTGGGCATGCCGGGCCAGGGACAGCCTCTCGCACTCCAGACGGTTACCCCGGTATGTCTGACTCGGGAAGTCCGTCGTGTCGCAGCTAGCACCCTGGAGTGGCCGACCAAGCCTCGCATTCTGATGGTGACGGCGGCTCCTCGCGAAGTATCGGCGGTACCAGCACGGGAGCACGAAGAAAAGCTCAAAGCCGCCCTCGCTCCATATTTAGATATGGATGAGCCCCAGGAGATTGAAGACCATCTGACCGTTCTAGCAGAGGCAACGATAGAAGACGTGCGTGAAGCCTGTTCCAAAACTGCATATACGCACATTCACATCCTGGCGCATGGCATCGCTCGCGATGGAACCGGAGACGAAGCTAAGTACGGACTCGCATTCCATGCGCAACAGGACCGAAACGAAGTAGACATCGTTTCAGGTGAGAGACTGGCCTCGGCCTTAAGATGCCACATGCGCGGCGATATCGAGCAAGTGCTCTCCAGTCCAGTCGTAGTTTCTATTGCTAGTTGCGATAGCGCGAACGTGGGTGCCGTTTTGGCGCCAGGTGCAAGCATTGCTCATGCCCTTCATGAGCAAGGCATCCCCTTAGTTGTTGGTTCCCAATTTCCTCTTTCTGTTAAAGGTTCGATCCTTCTAGTCGAGCTTCTCTACCGCAGACTGCTCGCGGGTGACGATCCACGCATTACAGTGCATGACTTGAGGCAGGCGCTCTATACGGCCTGCCCAGAGAGCCACGACTGGGCTTCAGTGGTTGTCTATGCATCTTTGCCAGGCAACCTGATAGAACAACTTCAGCAGGCCCGTTTTGAGCAGGCAAATCAGGCGCTCAATATGGCGATGCGCCATACAGCAGGAGTGTTGCAGAAAGAATCAAATGCGGCGCGCTCTAGGCGTAAAGGCACCAAGCCTCCGGAGCCGGAAATGCAGTCAAAGGATATAAACGATCTAAAACAGCAGATAATGCAAGCGATGGAGCGTTTCGAAGAGGCCGCACCCGACGGGCAGATTAAGACCCTAGGAACGCTGGCAAGCGCGCGAAAACAAATTGCCTTGTTGCTTTCCATGGAGAAGTCCCTCTCATCGCCCAAGACGAAAGAAGACCCGGAATGGGGCGACGCGCTGCTAGACGATGAGGAGTTTCGCACTATGCTCGAAACATCTCGTCGTTATTATTATGAATGCTACAAGGCGGGTGCCCGCGAGGCATGGCCCCTGGTCCAGTATCTTGCACTCACTGCGGGCCTAAAACGTGAGAAAGGCCCTGGAAGTTCAAAAGTATCAAAACGGTTCCAACGCCTGTGGATTGCTGCTGGTGCACTCGCGCGTGAGAACATTCGATGGGGAGATGCCCAACAGGCGGCCTGGGCATACGGGAGTCTGATGGAGCTCTCTGTGTTGTCAATGCATTGGCGAGATCCTAAGAAGTGCAGTTCTGAGGCAAAGCTTTTTGCTCGGCAAGCAATCGAACACCTGGACTTGAATAAGTACAGTGATGCTGAGTTTGATATTTTCAGCTTAAGGCGCCAGCTCCGCCGATATAATTACTGGGGCTGGGGAACAAAAGAAATGTTGCAATTGTGCCGCGAAATTGGCGAGCTGATAGGTGTCGACTGACTCATGCGTCAGGAAACCTAGCCATTGTCCAAAGTGAGCCAGAGAAATTGAGGACAACATGAGGCCA
Protein-coding regions in this window:
- a CDS encoding CHAT domain-containing protein, with the translated sequence MATFAMQDAAREVSHLLESIRSLTAELASSDPVEGQRIIHLRLVLSASELALLPFELATSHVGMPGQGQPLALQTVTPVCLTREVRRVAASTLEWPTKPRILMVTAAPREVSAVPAREHEEKLKAALAPYLDMDEPQEIEDHLTVLAEATIEDVREACSKTAYTHIHILAHGIARDGTGDEAKYGLAFHAQQDRNEVDIVSGERLASALRCHMRGDIEQVLSSPVVVSIASCDSANVGAVLAPGASIAHALHEQGIPLVVGSQFPLSVKGSILLVELLYRRLLAGDDPRITVHDLRQALYTACPESHDWASVVVYASLPGNLIEQLQQARFEQANQALNMAMRHTAGVLQKESNAARSRRKGTKPPEPEMQSKDINDLKQQIMQAMERFEEAAPDGQIKTLGTLASARKQIALLLSMEKSLSSPKTKEDPEWGDALLDDEEFRTMLETSRRYYYECYKAGAREAWPLVQYLALTAGLKREKGPGSSKVSKRFQRLWIAAGALARENIRWGDAQQAAWAYGSLMELSVLSMHWRDPKKCSSEAKLFARQAIEHLDLNKYSDAEFDIFSLRRQLRRYNYWGWGTKEMLQLCREIGELIGVD